A single genomic interval of Phocoenobacter uteri harbors:
- the matP gene encoding macrodomain Ter protein MatP: MRYQRLEIQEANWKWQYLLKKHQSGEAITKYKEQSLIELKVQLLATLQNSPQEIEAWIKTEMTSQQRKKMRQSVRAKRKRFFNAEQQNTRKKSIDLEYSSWLRLSKKSKQLGMTLSQTIEHLIDDAENKQIYSEQICKMKQKLEDLLK, from the coding sequence ATGAGATATCAAAGATTAGAAATCCAAGAAGCTAACTGGAAATGGCAATATCTTCTAAAAAAACATCAATCTGGCGAAGCAATAACGAAATATAAAGAACAGAGCCTTATTGAATTAAAAGTACAGCTCTTAGCAACATTACAAAATTCCCCTCAAGAAATTGAGGCGTGGATCAAAACAGAAATGACATCGCAACAACGCAAAAAAATGCGTCAATCTGTGCGAGCGAAGCGAAAACGATTCTTCAATGCCGAACAGCAAAACACAAGAAAAAAATCCATTGACCTTGAATATTCTAGTTGGTTACGTCTTTCAAAAAAATCCAAACAGCTCGGTATGACTCTTTCACAAACAATTGAGCATCTTATCGATGATGCCGAAAATAAACAGATTTATAGTGAGCAGATTTGTAAAATGAAGCAGAAATTAGAAGATCTTCTTAAATAA
- the erpA gene encoding iron-sulfur cluster insertion protein ErpA: MSDINVPLIFTDAAANKVKSLIEGEENPNLRLRVYITGGGCSGFQYGFTFDESVNDGDLTIENQEVGLVVDPMSLQYLIGGTVDYIEGLEGSRFVVNNPNATSTCGCGSSFSV; the protein is encoded by the coding sequence ATGAGTGATATCAATGTTCCTCTGATCTTTACCGATGCTGCTGCAAATAAAGTAAAGAGCTTAATTGAGGGGGAAGAGAATCCAAACCTTCGCTTGCGAGTTTATATTACAGGTGGAGGTTGTAGTGGCTTCCAATATGGTTTTACCTTTGATGAATCAGTAAATGATGGCGATTTAACTATTGAAAATCAAGAAGTTGGTTTGGTTGTTGATCCAATGAGTTTACAATATTTAATTGGTGGAACAGTGGACTATATTGAAGGTTTAGAGGGTTCACGTTTTGTGGTCAATAATCCAAACGCAACTTCAACTTGTGGTTGTGGATCATCATTTAGTGTTTGA
- a CDS encoding AAA family ATPase, which produces MKINPLSSEQLSYAHHFSLTNEKVNFLDFQGNLKRTFALFQQQNSNALLILKTDVLPEITDEIARYFTQKDQKLKLCNELNCNQLFGYAHYVGSEQKLEIIEGILSQINDGILVLNTHSLLKEPKLWDKLKQALLFGYYHLESDKQIPLDNLSRKVNFKLILAGSRRDIAVLANYDESLEQFALYTEVQTTLSLNETSLNQWGNYIQSLSQSLVNKTFTNTGLEQLLKNYIRESENQQVISLYPTKIKKDILGIAQFYQDQTQIENVTDYFEFLEKQASILNDYTQLEILNDQVYIETEKERIGQINGLSVVEFEGVPYSFGEPLRISCNTRLGDGEIIDIEHKVDLGGNIHAKGIMIAESCLSNLLELPTQLPFSASLVFEQSYGDIDGDSSSLAIFCVLVSSLAKLPLPQSIAVTGAIDQFGRVLSVGGVNQKIEGFFALCEKRGLTGQQGAIIPKSCISHLSLREEVIEAIEQGQFSIWAVSDIYESVELLFNKPFYDDENPEESIFSIIKENLDEESETSGSIFTRIYKKVVKK; this is translated from the coding sequence GTGAAAATTAACCCACTTTCTTCAGAGCAACTCTCTTATGCTCATCATTTTTCATTAACGAATGAAAAAGTAAACTTTTTAGACTTTCAAGGGAATTTGAAACGTACCTTTGCACTTTTTCAACAGCAAAATAGCAATGCGTTGTTAATTTTGAAAACGGATGTTCTTCCTGAAATTACCGATGAAATCGCAAGGTATTTTACACAAAAAGATCAAAAGCTAAAACTGTGTAATGAATTAAACTGTAATCAATTATTTGGTTATGCTCATTATGTCGGTTCAGAGCAAAAATTGGAAATTATTGAAGGGATTCTTTCGCAAATCAATGATGGTATTTTGGTGTTAAATACCCATTCATTGTTAAAAGAACCAAAATTATGGGATAAATTGAAGCAGGCACTTTTATTTGGCTATTATCATTTGGAATCCGATAAACAGATTCCCCTTGATAACTTATCTCGCAAGGTAAATTTTAAATTGATTTTAGCGGGTTCTCGCCGAGATATTGCGGTTTTAGCGAATTATGATGAGAGCTTAGAGCAGTTTGCTCTTTATACTGAGGTACAAACGACACTTTCACTGAATGAGACATCGCTCAATCAATGGGGAAATTATATTCAATCGCTTTCTCAATCTCTTGTAAATAAAACGTTTACAAATACGGGGTTAGAGCAGCTTTTGAAAAATTATATTCGTGAGAGCGAAAATCAGCAGGTAATTTCTCTTTATCCAACTAAAATTAAAAAAGATATTTTAGGAATTGCTCAGTTTTATCAAGATCAGACTCAAATTGAAAATGTAACAGATTATTTTGAATTTTTAGAAAAACAAGCGTCGATTCTAAATGATTACACCCAATTAGAAATTCTAAATGATCAGGTTTACATTGAAACAGAAAAAGAGCGAATTGGGCAAATCAATGGTTTATCCGTTGTGGAATTTGAAGGTGTACCTTATTCTTTTGGCGAACCTTTGCGTATTAGCTGTAACACTCGTTTGGGCGATGGTGAAATTATTGATATTGAGCATAAAGTTGATTTAGGGGGCAATATCCACGCTAAAGGGATAATGATCGCAGAGTCTTGTCTTTCTAATTTATTAGAATTACCAACTCAATTACCTTTTTCGGCTTCACTTGTGTTTGAGCAATCTTACGGTGATATTGATGGCGATAGTTCTTCGTTAGCGATATTTTGTGTGCTAGTGAGTAGCTTAGCAAAATTGCCTTTGCCACAATCTATTGCTGTTACAGGTGCAATTGATCAGTTCGGACGTGTATTAAGTGTTGGCGGTGTGAATCAAAAAATAGAAGGCTTTTTTGCGTTATGTGAAAAACGTGGTTTAACGGGTCAGCAAGGTGCTATTATTCCTAAGAGCTGTATTTCTCATTTAAGCCTAAGAGAAGAGGTCATTGAAGCTATTGAGCAAGGACAATTTTCTATTTGGGCAGTCTCGGATATTTATGAGAGCGTAGAATTATTATTCAACAAACCTTTTTATGATGATGAAAATCCAGAAGAAAGCATTTTCTCAATTATCAAAGAGAATTTAGATGAAGAGTCGGAAACAAGCGGTTCAATTTTTACAAGAATTTACAAAAAAGTAGTAAAAAAGTAA
- a CDS encoding anaerobic C4-dicarboxylate transporter, whose product MLYFEFLLLLGFLYAGSRYGGVGLAVVSGIGLMVEVFILRMPPTSPPINVMLIILAVVTCASILEAAGGLKYMLQIAERILRRNPKRVTLLGPLVTYTMTIMLGTGHAVYSIMPIIGDVALKNGIRPERPMAASSVASQLAITGSPIAAAVVYYLGQITALDGFAHVTLLNIVGVTIPATLSGTIALSLYSLRRGKELQDDPEYQRRLQDPIWKERIANTTSTTLNEQLPPAARNSVLIFLLALVFIVVVALMPEIRTIGDAKKAIGMGTIIQMVMLAFGGIILLATKTDVQKVPNGVVFKSGMVATLAIFGIAWMSDTYFSYAMPSFKAGIIGMVEEYPWAFAFALFAVSVVINSQAATARMLLPVGLAIGLPAPLLVGLMPATYGYFFIPNYPSDIATVNFDVSGTTKIGKYYFNHSFMVPGLIGVVVACFVGVSLSQILI is encoded by the coding sequence ATGCTTTATTTTGAATTTTTACTCTTACTCGGTTTCCTTTATGCGGGTAGTCGTTACGGTGGAGTGGGGCTTGCCGTTGTTTCTGGTATTGGTTTGATGGTAGAAGTTTTCATTTTACGAATGCCACCTACTTCTCCACCTATCAACGTAATGTTAATTATTTTAGCGGTAGTAACCTGTGCTTCTATTCTTGAAGCGGCGGGTGGCTTAAAATATATGTTACAAATTGCAGAACGTATTTTACGTCGCAATCCAAAACGTGTGACGCTTCTTGGTCCATTAGTCACCTATACAATGACCATTATGCTTGGAACTGGTCATGCAGTTTATTCTATTATGCCGATTATTGGCGATGTCGCATTAAAAAATGGCATCCGTCCTGAGCGTCCAATGGCCGCCTCATCTGTGGCTTCTCAGCTTGCGATCACAGGTAGCCCGATTGCTGCTGCAGTGGTTTACTATCTAGGGCAAATTACAGCATTAGACGGATTTGCTCACGTTACATTGTTAAATATCGTTGGTGTAACGATCCCAGCGACCCTTTCTGGAACCATTGCTCTTTCACTTTATAGTTTACGTCGTGGTAAAGAGTTACAAGACGATCCTGAATATCAACGTCGTTTACAAGATCCAATTTGGAAAGAGCGTATTGCTAACACTACAAGCACCACATTAAATGAACAATTACCGCCAGCGGCACGTAATTCAGTGCTTATTTTCTTACTTGCATTGGTATTCATCGTCGTTGTCGCACTTATGCCAGAGATTAGAACGATCGGTGATGCGAAAAAAGCAATTGGAATGGGAACGATTATTCAGATGGTAATGTTAGCCTTTGGGGGAATTATTTTATTGGCAACCAAAACAGATGTGCAAAAAGTACCAAATGGCGTGGTGTTTAAATCAGGTATGGTGGCAACCTTAGCGATTTTTGGTATCGCTTGGATGAGTGATACTTATTTCAGCTATGCAATGCCATCATTTAAAGCGGGAATTATAGGTATGGTTGAGGAGTATCCTTGGGCATTTGCCTTTGCATTATTTGCGGTTTCAGTGGTGATCAATAGCCAAGCAGCAACAGCTCGTATGCTTTTACCTGTTGGGCTTGCGATTGGCTTACCTGCACCATTATTAGTGGGACTAATGCCAGCAACTTATGGTTATTTCTTTATTCCAAACTATCCTTCTGACATTGCAACAGTAAACTTTGACGTTTCTGGAACAACTAAAATTGGTAAATATTACTTCAACCACAGCTTTATGGTTCCAGGACTAATTGGGGTCGTGGTTGCTTGTTTTGTCGGGGTGAGTTTGAGCCAAATTTTAATCTAA
- the ompA gene encoding porin OmpA, with the protein MKKSVIALAVSSLALAGVAQAASQENTFYVGANAGWASFHDGIKDITDPAEKTGVYKNSVTYGVFGGYQILNNGTTGLAAELAYDDFGTLKLRDSQNKKDGETTAKMTNHGTTLSVKGSVKVVEGLDLYGRVGAALVRSDYKNDKSNTQRNTWEREQHSLHVSPVFAAGVEYNLPSLPQLAARLEYKWVNNVGRYEDANGKREDFRPDIGSVNLGVSYRFGQETAPQIITKNFTFSSDVLFAFAKADLKPAAAQALDSAKTEIDALGNVTSVQVNGYTDRIGSEKSNVRLSQRRAETVANYLLSKGMNRDVLSAAGYGEANPVTGKTCDKVKGRKAVIACLAPDRRVEIQVQGTKQVSM; encoded by the coding sequence ATGAAAAAATCAGTAATTGCTTTAGCTGTTTCTAGCTTAGCATTAGCAGGTGTTGCTCAAGCAGCTTCACAAGAAAACACATTTTACGTTGGTGCAAACGCAGGTTGGGCATCATTCCACGATGGTATTAAAGATATCACTGACCCAGCGGAAAAAACAGGTGTTTACAAAAACTCTGTAACTTACGGTGTATTTGGTGGTTATCAAATCCTTAACAACGGTACAACAGGTTTAGCTGCTGAATTAGCTTACGATGATTTTGGTACTTTAAAATTACGTGATAGCCAAAATAAAAAAGACGGTGAAACTACTGCTAAAATGACTAACCACGGTACTACTTTAAGCGTTAAAGGTAGCGTTAAAGTTGTTGAAGGTTTAGACCTTTATGGTCGCGTTGGTGCTGCATTAGTACGTTCTGACTATAAAAATGACAAATCAAATACTCAAAGAAATACTTGGGAAAGAGAACAACATTCTTTACATGTGTCTCCAGTATTTGCTGCGGGTGTTGAGTACAACTTACCATCATTACCACAATTAGCTGCTCGTTTAGAGTACAAATGGGTAAACAACGTTGGTCGTTACGAAGATGCTAACGGTAAACGTGAAGACTTCCGTCCAGATATCGGTTCTGTAAACTTAGGTGTTTCTTACCGTTTCGGTCAAGAGACTGCACCACAAATTATCACTAAAAACTTCACATTCAGCTCTGATGTATTATTCGCATTCGCTAAAGCAGACTTAAAACCAGCTGCAGCACAAGCGTTAGATTCAGCAAAAACTGAAATTGATGCTTTAGGTAACGTAACATCTGTTCAAGTAAATGGTTACACAGACCGTATCGGTTCTGAAAAATCAAACGTACGTTTATCACAACGTCGTGCTGAAACAGTTGCAAACTACTTACTTTCTAAAGGTATGAACCGTGACGTGCTTTCAGCAGCAGGTTATGGTGAAGCTAACCCTGTAACTGGTAAAACTTGTGATAAAGTTAAAGGCCGTAAAGCTGTTATCGCTTGTTTAGCACCAGATCGTCGTGTTGAAATCCAAGTTCAAGGTACTAAACAAGTATCTATGTAA
- a CDS encoding 1,4-dihydroxy-2-naphthoate polyprenyltransferase: MNKSTIAIWLKTARPKTLPLALASILVGSALAYGNGSFNGITTLLAFLTTILLQILSNFANDYGDHVKGSDTQERIGPLRAIQQGEISAEQLKKAIYVLIGLSLLSGLSLIFYAYQSWQDLIAFSLLGVLAIVCAITYTVGKKPYGYIGLGDISVLIFFGFLAVLGTFYLQAHTLPLIIFLPACSCGLLSVAVLNINNLRDINQDKLVGKNTLIVRIGSQNGRIYHLILLSLAVIFYLLFAIFTHQSWQGFLFLITTPLLIKHAIKIYYHQDPSELRPLLGQMAGLALITNLVFSLGIIM, from the coding sequence ATGAATAAATCAACTATTGCCATTTGGCTGAAAACCGCTCGCCCAAAAACCTTACCTCTCGCTCTTGCGTCTATTTTAGTGGGATCAGCCTTAGCCTATGGAAATGGCTCATTCAACGGAATAACAACGCTGTTGGCTTTTCTTACCACGATTTTATTGCAAATTTTATCAAATTTTGCGAATGATTATGGCGATCACGTTAAAGGTTCAGATACCCAAGAGCGTATTGGCCCTTTAAGAGCGATTCAGCAAGGCGAAATCAGTGCAGAGCAGTTAAAAAAAGCCATTTATGTGTTGATTGGTTTGTCCTTGTTAAGTGGATTAAGCTTAATTTTTTATGCTTATCAATCGTGGCAAGATTTAATTGCATTTAGCTTGCTAGGTGTGCTTGCTATTGTGTGTGCAATCACTTACACCGTTGGTAAAAAACCTTATGGTTATATTGGATTGGGCGATATTTCCGTATTGATATTCTTTGGGTTTTTGGCCGTTTTAGGCACATTTTATCTACAAGCTCACACCTTGCCACTTATAATTTTCTTGCCTGCTTGTAGCTGTGGATTATTATCTGTGGCGGTATTAAATATCAATAACTTACGAGATATCAATCAAGATAAATTAGTGGGAAAAAATACCTTAATTGTGCGTATTGGTTCACAGAATGGACGAATTTATCACTTAATATTATTAAGCTTAGCGGTCATTTTTTATCTACTTTTTGCAATTTTTACTCATCAATCTTGGCAGGGATTTTTATTTCTGATTACCACGCCATTACTGATTAAACACGCAATAAAAATTTATTATCACCAAGATCCGAGTGAACTACGCCCGTTACTTGGGCAAATGGCTGGATTAGCATTGATAACTAATTTAGTGTTTAGCTTGGGGATAATTATGTAG